The Bradyrhizobium betae genomic interval GCTCCTTGCCGTAGCCGACGCGCTTGCCGATCAGCAGAGCGCCGACGAGACCTGCGATGCCGGCGTTGATGTGCACCACGGTGCCGCCTGCAAAGTCGATCGCGCCCTTCTTGAAGATCCAGCCGGCGTCGGCGTTGATCTCGTCGAGCTTGGCCTGCGCCGCGGTCTTCGCCGCTGCGTCAGTGGCAGCAGCCAGGGCCTTGGCTGCGTCCTGGATCATGTCCGGGCCAGGCCAGTACCAGACCATGTGCGCGATCGGGAAGTAGATCAGCGTGACCCAGAGCGGAACGAACAGAGCGAGCGCCGCGAACTTCATACGTTCGGCGAAGGCGCCGACGATGAGGGCGGGCGTGATCGCCGCGAAGGTCATCTGGAAGCACATGTAGATGAGCTCCGAGATGTTGGCGTCGACCGAGAAGGTCGCGGCCTTCGAGTCGGTGGTGACGCCCATCATGAAGGCCTTGGAGAAGCCGCCGATGAAGTCGGAACCGCCGGTGAAGGCCAGGCTGTAGCCGTACACGGCCCAGATCACGGTGACGACGCAGACGGTGTAGAACACCTGCATCAGGACCGAGAGCATGTTCTTGGAGCGGACGAGGCCGCCGTAGAACAGCGCGAGACCCGGGATCGTCATCAACAGCACGAGCACTGTCGATGTCAGCATCCAGGCGTTGTCTCCCTTGTTGACCGTTGGCTCGGCGTAGGCTGCGGTCGCAGCGAACAGGCCGACTGCGAGAGCCGCCAATCCCGCGCCATAGGGACGCTTAAACGTCATTTCACTTACTCCTGATTGAATTTTTGATTGGGCGAGAAATCAAAGTGCCGCGGCATCGGCCTCGCCGGTGCGGATGCGAACCGCATGGTCGAGATTGATGACGAAGATCTTGCCGTCGCCGATCTGACCGGTTTTCGCGGCGGACGTGATGGCGTCGATGGTCTTGTCGACCTGGTCGGAGGCGACCGCGACTTCGATCTTGATCTTGGGCAGGAAGCTCACGGCGTATTCAGCACCGCGATAGATTTCCGTATGGCCTTTCTGGCGGCCATATCCCTTGACTTCCGTCACCGTGAGACCGTGAACGCCGATGGCAGTCAGGGCGTCCCGGACTTCTTCCAGCTTGAATGGCTTGATAATCGCCATAACAATTTTCATGGGTCCTATCCCCGCTTGGGCCCGGTCCGGACGTGGCCGGGCGTTTCTCGACTGGTTCGCCACGAGGGAGAAGTTCACTACGCGGGCACAGCCAGGATCCTTAGAATCAAATGCCGTGCCAGATCGGGCGTGTTGCCTACCGGACTATGAAAACGGGTGTTTTCGCGTTTGACGGGTATTGCGGTGCAGTGCGCTATTACGTCGCGCTCATTGCGTGACCATGACTGCTTAAAAAACATGCAGGACAGGCTACCGACACAATGCTGCTCACGCGTCGGGCAACCGAAAGGTATCACCTTACGGACAAGGCTTAATGGAGGGCCTTGCCGCGCGGCGAAATATTGAGCCCCGCCGGTTCCTGCTCACGGGTTACGCGCGACTGGCCTGCCCGCTTGAGCAGGACAAAGGCTGCCGGGCGGTATCCGGCTGAGGCCGCCCTGGACGTTCAGGCGGCGTCGCGCTCCGCAAAGACCCGGTCGATCAGTCCCCATTCGACCCCCTGCTGGGCGGTCATGAAGTGGTCGCGGTCCAGGGTCCGTTCGACCTCGTCCTCGCGGCGTCCGCAGTGTCGCGCATACAGCCGGATGATGCGCCGTTTGGTTTCCTGCATTTCGTTGGCATGGATCAGGATGTCGGACGCCTGCCCTTGAAAGCCGCCAAGGGGCTGATGCACGTGGAGGCTGGCATTGGGCAGCGCGGCGCGGTGCCCGGGCTCGCCGGCCATCAGCAGGAACGAGCCCATGGAGCGCGCCGTGCCCATGCACAGCGTGTGGACCGGCGCCTTGATGAACTGCATGGTGTCGTACATCGCGAGGCCAGAGGTGACCACGCCGCCATAGGAATTGATGTAGAGGTTGATCGGCCTGTTCGGATTCTCCGCCTCCAGGAACAGCAGCTGCGCGCAGACGAGGCCCGACATCGCGTCGTTGACCTCGCCATTGAGGAAGATGATGCGTTCGCGCAAGAGCCGCGAGTAGATGTCGAAGGATCGTTCGCCGCGGGCGGATTGCTCGACGACCATAGGGACGAGCTGAAGCATGTCGCGCATCGGCGACCTCCATGTCTGCAGGTGATGAAGGCTGTTGGTGTTAGGCGGCTGCGCGCATCAGGCAGCAATTGCTGTTGGCTGGTTTCGGTAGCGCTTCGTCGCAGGCTTGCTGGATGATGCGAAAGCGGGTGCCGCCGGCTTCGTTCGGTTCGATCCGGAAGATGACGTGGCTCTCGCGAAACGGCGGTTCGGACTCGCGAAGCCGGTATCGCACCTCCTCGCCCGCGATCGATGATTCCGGCTCGGCGCCCGCAAGATCGCGATCCGGCAGCCAGCGTTCGCGCAGGGCTGGAATGGTCACGGCGCGCCAGACCTTTGCCGGCGGCGCGTCAAAATCATATTCGAGCACCAGAGCCGCGTCGGGGTGATCAGGCTTCAATTCGTCGCTCATTGATCCATATCCTTCAAGAGATCGGCGAGCGCTTCCATGCGCTTCGGCCAGTAGGCGCGGTAGCGCGCAAGCCATGCCCCGATCGCGACGATTCCGTCCGGGTCGACTTCGTAATTCACAAAACGGCCCTGCCGCTGCTCGCGCACCAGGCCTGCCGCGCGCAGCACGGCCAGATGCTGCGACATCGCCGGTTGGCTGATCTCCAGGCCGTCGCGCAAGGCGCTGGCATTCTGGCTTCCGCCAGCAAGCCTCTCAAAGACCTTTCGGCGCGTCGGGTCGGCAAGCGCCTTGAAGATGTCGGCTTCGATCATGGCAACACATAAGCACACGCTTATGTGTCGTGCAAGCCCCAGCTACTGAAGGGCTTCCCCGTGCTGCGAAATATCCAGCCCCTCGAGCTCATGTTCGCGCGAGACGCGCAACGGCACGAACAACGCGACCAGCCTGAGCAGGACGAAGCTCACGCCCGCCGACCAGACGAAGGCGACAGCAACGCCGTAGAGCTGGATCAGGAGTTGCTGCGGATGGCCCTCGAGCAGGCCGGCGGTGCCGCCGATCGCGGAGGTCGCGAACACGCCGGCCAGCAGCGTGCCGGTCAGGCCGCCGATGCCGTGAACGCCGAACACGTCGAGTGAATCGTCATAGTCGAAGCGGTGCTTCAGCCAGGTGCAGGCCCAATAGCAAACCGCCCCGGCGATGATGCCGATGACGATGCCATGCCACGGCGCGACGAAGCCCGAGGCCGGCGTGATGGTGCCGAGGCCGGCCACCGCGCCGGAGATCATGCCGAGCACCGACGGCTTGCGCCGGGTCGACCATTCGATCGCGCCCCAGGTCAGCGCGCCGGAGCAGGCCGCAAGATGCGTCGCGATGATCGCGAGCACCGCGCGCGAATTGGCCGCGCCGGCCGCGCCGCCGTTGAAGCCGAACCAGCCGACCCACAACAGGCCGGTGCCCATCACCGCGAGCGACAGATCGAACGGCGAGAGATTTTCGGTGCCGTAGCCGTGGCGGCGCCCCATCACCTTGGCGGCGACGAGGCCGCCGGTGCCGGCCGACAGATGCACGACGAGGCCGCCGGCGAAATCCAGCACGCCCATGCTGGCCAGGAAGCCGCCGCCCCACACCCAGTGCGCCAGCGGAATGTAGACGAAGATGAACCAGGCGACCGAGAACACGAGATAGGCGGAGAACCGCATCCGGTCGGCGACCGAGCCTGCGACCAGCGCCACCGTGATGATGGCGAACGTCATCTGGTACAGCATGAACAGCGCTTCCGGGATGGTCTTCGCCGCCGGGTTGACGCTGTCCATCGTCATGCCCGCGAGAAACCAGCGGTCGAGCGTGCCGATCCACGGGCCGTCGCCGACGAAGCACAGCGAATAGCCGAACGCGACCCAGAGAATGGAGATCATCGTCACCGCGGCAAGGCTCTGCGCCATGGTCGCAAGCACGTTCTTCTTGCGCACCATGCCGGAATAGAACAGCGCGAGCCCGGGGATCGTCATCATCAGCACCAGCGCGGTGGCGACGATCATCCAGGCGGTGTCGGCGGTGCTGATCTCGGAGCTTGCGGCCTGTGCGGGCGCGGCGACGATCGACATCAATCCGGCCGGCGCAGCCATAAAGGCTGCGCGGCGCAACAATCCCGCCATGTCGTTTCCCCCAGCATCGTGATTGCGTCGCACGCTGTGGCGTCGTTGCCCGGTGCGATCGACGAAAAACTTTCTAAAGCGCGTCGCTGTCGGTCTCGCCGGTGCGGATGCGCAGCGCGTGGTCGATCGGCGTGACGAAGATCTTGCCGTCACCGATCTGTCCGGTGCGGGCGGAAGCGGTGATTACGCCGACGGCCTTGTCGGCGATGTCGGAGGCGACCGCGATCTCGATCCGCAGCTTCGGCAGGAAGTTCACGACATATTCGGCGCCGCGATAAATCTCGGTGTGACCCTTCTGGCGGCCATAGCCCTTCACCTCGGTCACGGTCATGCCGTGGACGCCGATCGCTGTCAGGGCCTGGCGGACTTCATCCAGCTTGAAGGGTTTGATGATCGCGACGACGAGTTTCATGGTCAGGCCTGTTCCCCGGGATGCGCGGCGCCGTATGTCCCCGGCGCAGCGTCAATCTGGCATCTTTCCGGGCACATGGCATAAAAAACTTGCAGTTTGAAGCGGAAAAACGTTTGAGCGTGTGAACGGCCGCCTCTGTACAGGGCATCCGTTCATCCTCCACAATGCATTTTTGGCATGGATGCGGTGAACCCAAGCGTCCCGGCTGGTACAAAAGTATGTTCGAGGGGGACGCTTCATGGCGAGTTGGTTCTACGCATCCGAGGGCAAGCAGCAGGGGCCCTATCCGGAAGGGCAATTCCGCGACCTGGTC includes:
- a CDS encoding ammonium transporter, whose amino-acid sequence is MTFKRPYGAGLAALAVGLFAATAAYAEPTVNKGDNAWMLTSTVLVLLMTIPGLALFYGGLVRSKNMLSVLMQVFYTVCVVTVIWAVYGYSLAFTGGSDFIGGFSKAFMMGVTTDSKAATFSVDANISELIYMCFQMTFAAITPALIVGAFAERMKFAALALFVPLWVTLIYFPIAHMVWYWPGPDMIQDAAKALAAATDAAAKTAAQAKLDEINADAGWIFKKGAIDFAGGTVVHINAGIAGLVGALLIGKRVGYGKELMAPHSLTMSMIGASLLWVGWFGFNAGSNLEANGGAALAMTNSFVATAAAALSWMFAEWIVKGHPSVLGVISGAVAGLVAVTPAAGFAGVMGAIVLGLVVGVVCLFFCTVVKNALGYDDSLDVFGVHCIGGIVGALGTGILVNPALGGAGIIDYTAIPPKVADYDFAAQMISQLWGVCTTLVWSGVGSAILYKVVDVIVGLRANVETEREGLDITEHTERAYNM
- a CDS encoding P-II family nitrogen regulator, giving the protein MKIVMAIIKPFKLEEVRDALTAIGVHGLTVTEVKGYGRQKGHTEIYRGAEYAVSFLPKIKIEVAVASDQVDKTIDAITSAAKTGQIGDGKIFVINLDHAVRIRTGEADAAAL
- a CDS encoding ATP-dependent Clp protease proteolytic subunit, with amino-acid sequence MRDMLQLVPMVVEQSARGERSFDIYSRLLRERIIFLNGEVNDAMSGLVCAQLLFLEAENPNRPINLYINSYGGVVTSGLAMYDTMQFIKAPVHTLCMGTARSMGSFLLMAGEPGHRAALPNASLHVHQPLGGFQGQASDILIHANEMQETKRRIIRLYARHCGRREDEVERTLDRDHFMTAQQGVEWGLIDRVFAERDAA
- a CDS encoding SRPBCC family protein yields the protein MSDELKPDHPDAALVLEYDFDAPPAKVWRAVTIPALRERWLPDRDLAGAEPESSIAGEEVRYRLRESEPPFRESHVIFRIEPNEAGGTRFRIIQQACDEALPKPANSNCCLMRAAA
- a CDS encoding ArsR/SmtB family transcription factor, which produces MIEADIFKALADPTRRKVFERLAGGSQNASALRDGLEISQPAMSQHLAVLRAAGLVREQRQGRFVNYEVDPDGIVAIGAWLARYRAYWPKRMEALADLLKDMDQ
- a CDS encoding ammonium transporter; this encodes MAGLLRRAAFMAAPAGLMSIVAAPAQAASSEISTADTAWMIVATALVLMMTIPGLALFYSGMVRKKNVLATMAQSLAAVTMISILWVAFGYSLCFVGDGPWIGTLDRWFLAGMTMDSVNPAAKTIPEALFMLYQMTFAIITVALVAGSVADRMRFSAYLVFSVAWFIFVYIPLAHWVWGGGFLASMGVLDFAGGLVVHLSAGTGGLVAAKVMGRRHGYGTENLSPFDLSLAVMGTGLLWVGWFGFNGGAAGAANSRAVLAIIATHLAACSGALTWGAIEWSTRRKPSVLGMISGAVAGLGTITPASGFVAPWHGIVIGIIAGAVCYWACTWLKHRFDYDDSLDVFGVHGIGGLTGTLLAGVFATSAIGGTAGLLEGHPQQLLIQLYGVAVAFVWSAGVSFVLLRLVALFVPLRVSREHELEGLDISQHGEALQ
- a CDS encoding P-II family nitrogen regulator; protein product: MKLVVAIIKPFKLDEVRQALTAIGVHGMTVTEVKGYGRQKGHTEIYRGAEYVVNFLPKLRIEIAVASDIADKAVGVITASARTGQIGDGKIFVTPIDHALRIRTGETDSDAL